The Polyangium aurulentum genomic interval CCGCCGGCCAGCGCCAGCGCCGCCTGCGTGATCCGCCGCGCCCGCAGGTAACGCATCAGCGTGCGGCCCGTGGTCACGCCGAACGCCCGCGTCAGGTGAAAGCGCGATGCTTCGCAGGCACTGGCCACGTCGTCCAGCGACAGGTCCGGCCGGGCGTAGTTGTTCTCGATGTACCACAGGGCTTTCGCGACGAGGCTCATGGAAACTCCAGGAATGCGGGAGAGTGCCACTGTAGCACCCGTGGCGGGGCCGGACTTGATCTGAATTGCGGCGGGGGAAAGACTCAGTCCTCGTCGGAGGGGATCTCGAGGATGCTCTGCCCGACCGGCTTGATCCGAGGCAGCCCGACCGGCATTGCATCGAGGTATCCGCGCCCCTTCGCGAACCGCAGCACCGACCGCAGCACGATCTGGATGTTGTTGCGCGTCGCCTGCGACAGCTCGCGCTTCGCCAGCTCCGTGTGGAAGGACACGGTTGACTGCCGCCCGAGAAGCGTACTACGTGTCGAGGAGGCGGAAACCCTGGTTTATTTGTTCCACACGCTTGCCACCGCCTGGGCGGGCGCGGATGATGGGTCATGCGCATCGAACCAGTACCCTCCATATCAGCATTCCTGTCGCCGATTGTCCTCATCGCCGCATCCATGCAGTCCGGCTGCGACGTCTACGCTGGCAAAACGGACGGACAGGATGGGAAGCTCGGCTTCTACGAGCCGCGCGAGTACCCCGCCGATAGCGGCTCGTCGGTGCTGGGCTTCGAGCGCCCCATCGCGCTGGGGGCGCGCGCGGACGTCTGGGTGCTGGTCCCAGGGCTCGGCACGCTGATGGCCGCCGAAAGCGATGCACCGGAGATCGTCAGCGTGGTCTTCAACGTTTACCCGATCGAGTTGCGCGCCGAGTCGGAGGGCGAGACGACCCTCCGCGTGACGGCCAGCAACGGCTCCGATAGCCTGCCTCTCACCGTCCGGCAGCCCGACGGGGCGCGCGTCTGGGTGCTCTCGACGCCTCCTCTCTTCGACAAACCGGATGGCTTCTACGGCCAGGGCTACGCGCTGCGTCCCGGCGCCTCCCTCCGGGTGGCGGCCGAGCCGCTCGCCGGCACCACCCCCCTGCTCGGCTTCGATCTCTTCGATTGGTCGATGGCCCCGGAGCTGCTGGCCCACGAGGCCGACGCTCAGGTCGTCAACACGCGACGCGTCGAGGCGCTCGGCAAGTCCGGCATCGCCCACATCACGACCCAGCTCGGCGGCGACCTCGAGATCGCAACGCTGTCCGCGGAGGATACGCCGACTTTGAAGCTCTACAGCTTCGCCAGCGATCTGGACAACCCGGTCGAAGTAACGGCGCTCGTGCCGGGCGATCTCGGCGGGTTCGCCCTGGTCGGGAACGACGCGGCCGGCCGCTATGTCCAACCGAGCACGCAGGACGACCTGACGTTCGCGGCCGCGATCACCAGCGGCTCGGTGGTGCTCATCGAGGCGGAGCGCAGCGGTCGTTTCGTGTCGCTGCGCGCCTGCGCCGGAGTCGGCACCCTGCAGATCTCTTATCTGGGCGCCGAACTCTCGGTCCCGATCGAGGTCACGCCGGATGTAGCGGACGAGTCCTGTCCATAGGGTATGTTCGACGCTGTTAGGGCTACTCGCGGTGACTGGATTGCGCATGAGCGAGGCCCCGGGCCGCCCTAGCAATCCGCCGCCCCGCCTCCTCCAAATCCTCCTTCAGATAATGCACATACCGCTGCGTCGTCGACAGGTGCTTATGCCCCGCCATCCGCTGCACCACATGCACCGGCACCCCCGCCCGTAACCACGACGTGATCGCGTAATGCCTCAAGCAGTACACCGACCACCCCTCCAACCCCGCCCGCTTCCTCACCCTCTCGAACGCCTGATCCAGCCCCCACTGCCCCCACGGCTCCCCGCGGTCGTTCACCGCCACGAACCCGTCCCGCAGCTCGCGCTCCACAGACCCGAACACCCGCGCCAGCGCCGCCGCAATCGGCACCTCCCGCTGCCCCGTCTTCGGCGTGTGCGTCTGCCCATGCGATTGCCCCTCCCGCACGCTCAGGAACCCGCCCACCGCCTCCCCCCGCTCCCACCGCAACCGCACATCCCGACGCCGTAGCGCCCGCACCTCATTCGGCCGCAGCCCCGCATACGCCATGATTGCAAAACTCCGCCGATGCGCCTCCGACGCCGCCTCCAGAATCCGCCGCACCTCCTCGTCCGAGCCGTCGACCTCGGCCCAGTGACAGCTCGCCGAACCTCGGGAGCAGGGTGCCGTCGAACCGACGGCATCCCCCCGGCGCGTCGTGATCCTCAGGCGACATCCGTGCAGGTCACCTGAGCTGCGGTCGGTCGGCTGGGGCCTGGACCCATACTCCGTTCAACATGACGCGCCGAACATCCCGCATCGCCCCGAGATCCTCGAGCGGATTGCCCGCGACGAGGATCATATCGGCGAGCTTGCCGGTCTCGATGCTTCCGAGCCGATCCTCCGCCCGGAAAAACCTCGCATTCACCAGCGTTGCGGCCTGAAGGATCGCCATGGGCTCGAGGCCGCTCTCGTGCAAGAGCTCCATCTCGCGCTGGTAGGCGAATCCGCGCGCGGCGTGCGGCACCTCGGAATGGGAGCCGACCACGATCCGCACGCCAGCGCGGTGAGCCCGGTTCACGAAGGCGAGCATGTTGGAAAAACCGCGAGCCTCCACGTCGTTGCTTCCCGGGTCGCCGGGACGCCTCTCGAAGACCGCGAGCGTGGGCGTGAAGAACGTTCCCCGCGCGACGAGGAGGTCCAGCACCGCGCGGGCGCGCGGAGAATCGACGTCGATGCCGCTCCAGAGCGCATAGCGGCCCGCGTTCCGCGCAGCGTTGTCGGCGATGACGGCCTGCCGGAATGCCTCCGCCTCGCGCAGCGGCGCGAGCGCCACGCCAAACGAGGTGACGTGCTCGATCCCGTCGAGCCCGGCCCGCACGGCGTCGCCTGCGTCCACGAGCTCGAGGTGCGCCGTGGCGACGAGCCCTTGGTCATGCGCGGCGGAGGTCACGGCATCGATCATCCCGAGCGGCAATCGATAATAGATCTTGATCGCCGAGGCCCCCTCGGCCGCAAGGCGAGCGACGGTGCTGCGCGCCTCCGCGGGATCGCGGACGAGCAGCGAGTCCGCCGGATACGCGGGCGGCGGCCAGTCGAGGTGCGGGCCGGTCAAAAACAGGCGCGGGACTGGGACGTTCAGGGCGCGGACCGGAGCGTAAGCCTGGATCCATGCGCCCGGATCGCGCAGGGTGGTCACCCCTCGCTGGAGCTGGAGAGGGGGCAATTGCACGTCGCCGTCGAGATGAAAATGGGCGTCGAATAGGCCCGGCATCAGAGTCATTCCCGTTGCGTCGACGATCTCCGCACCCTCGGGGATCTCGGCGGCGGAGCGCGCGCCGGCGAATACGATGCGCTCTCCGCGCACGACCACGACGGCATCACGCGCCGGCGAGCCGCCGCGCCCGTCGATGAGGAGCGCGCCCGTGATCGCGGTGGTCCGGCCCCGCGGCGGCTCGGCCACGGCGTCGATCTCCGACGCCGGCGGGAGTAAATCCGTCATTGGTTTGGTCCTCGTCGCCGCCAGCGCGCCGGCGATGGCGACGCTGCCGAGCACCAGGCCCAAGAGCATCCTTGAATTCCGGTTCATCGTCGTCCTCCGTGGCGCAGCGCGATGGCTACCCTGGAGTGCGCCACCCTTCGTGGGCCCCCAAGTGAAACCTAGGTGCGCGGGGACGAGCCCACGAGCCCTGTCTGCTGGTCGCCGTGCCCCTGCGATATTCGAACTTTCCCGCTTCGGCCGGGCGCACCCCTCCCTCCCCTCCCCTGCGCGAGCCCTCCGTGATAGGCTTTCGTGCCGAGATCGCAGCACGGTCGGGACTGTACGACAGGCCATTTCATTGACACGGTGTCACTGTCGCTCCTCCATCTGACTCAGCCGCTTCGCCGCCTCCTCCAAGTCCTCCTTCAGGTGATGCACATACCTCTGCGTCGTCGCGGCTCCTCGCGGATCACGGTCGAGCCCTCCGCCGCGTCGAGCGGCGTGCGGTCCGCCTCTCGTACGAGCCGGTCGCCCGAATATGCTGTCTGTGCGACCAGCCGGACCTCCCGCCCGACCACGCGCGAGAGCGCGGAATGCACCGCGGCGATCGGATCACCCATGCCCCGCGGGTAACATACGTGGATGCTCGGCCCACGATGTCGCATATAGCGGTCCAGGCATTGCGCTGTAACGCTCGTACAACAGCGGTCGGAACGTTGGTGTAACGGCGCCGTGACAGTGTCACGCGCGCCTGACAGCGGCCGTCGTGCGCTCCTGTCATCGTCTCGCCGAGCAGGAATTCGAGGGCGATTCGTGCATGGTACGAGCGTTGCTCGCATGCTGGTGATCGGGCTGGAAGGCACCGCAAAGAGGTCGAGCGGATGCTCGAAGGAATCGATCGGCAGAAGAGCCCTTGAACCACCAGCATCAGAAAACTATCGTCATGCGCTTGAACTCGAGAACCCGATGGCTTTCCCTTGCAGCAGCCTGCTCCTTCGGTCTGCTGGCCGCCTCTTCCGCCTCCGCCGCCGGAAACTCGGTCTTGACCGGGACCGTGATCGACGCTTTGACACGAAAGCCGCTCCCGGACGTCGTCGTCACCGTGACCTCCCCCGCGCTGCAAGGCGAGCAGACCGTCGTGACCGACGCGTCCGGCAACTATCGCGTGCCTCAGCTACCGCCAGGCGAATACATGATCCGGCTCGACGACGTGCGGCACAAGTCCCTCGCTCGCGGCGGTATCACGCTGCGGACGAGCACCACGCTCCGGGCCAACCTGGAGCTCGTGCCGGACGAGCTGCGGGAGGAGGTCGAGCTCCTCGCCAGGCCCCCGACGATCGACAGCGGCTCGACGACGACGGGCTTGATCGTCGATTCGGAGCTCGCCCATCGTCTCGCGGTGGCCCCGCCGGGAGGCCGCGCCTCGGCCGTGCGGTCCTTCGAGAGTCTGGGGGCGCTCGCGCCTGGCGCGCAGCCGACCAGCCTCGGATTTGCCATCAACGGTTCATCGGCGCCCGAAAACCGCTTGCAGATCGACGGCGTCTCCGTGGGCAGCGCCTCGGACGGCATCAACGACACGCCGCTTTCACTCGAATTCGTACGGGAAGTCAACGTCGCCACGGGCGGATACATGCCCGAGTTCGGCCGCACGACCGGCGGCCTGTTCGACGTCGTCACGAAGTCGGGTGGCGACGAGTTTCATGGGTCGATCTTCGGCAGCTTCACGCCGGGCGCGTTCGAGGGACCACGAAAGCCCGTGCGCGCGGAGGGCACGGTGGTCGCCGTCGACCAGAAGCTCGGCGCGATGCGCGATTTCGGGTTCGAGCTGGGTGGACCCATCAAGAGGGATCGCCTCTGGTTTTACGCGGGCTTGAACGTGGCCCTCCAGGACCTCGACATCGTGCGTTCGCTCAACCGTTTGCAGTACGAGACGAACCCTGACGGGTCCTTGAAGCTGGACGCGAGTGGCAATCCCATCAGCCTTCGAGACGAATACGGGTTTCAGCTCACCGATCCCATCGCCGACGGGACGCGTCGCTACATCGCGTCCAAAGAGACGCTGCAATACATCGGCAAGCTCACGTGGCGCATCAACCCCTCGCATACGTTGACGCTGTCCGTGTTCGGCTCGCCCACGTGGTCCGGGGGTGATGGGCGGATATCGCTCAACGGCGTCACGGGCACGACCACGACGATCAACACGAGCCTGCTGGAAGGGCAATACGCGGCCTTCGGGCGGCGG includes:
- a CDS encoding tyrosine-type recombinase/integrase — translated: MRRILEAASEAHRRSFAIMAYAGLRPNEVRALRRRDVRLRWERGEAVGGFLSVREGQSHGQTHTPKTGQREVPIAAALARVFGSVERELRDGFVAVNDRGEPWGQWGLDQAFERVRKRAGLEGWSVYCLRHYAITSWLRAGVPVHVVQRMAGHKHLSTTQRYVHYLKEDLEEAGRRIARAARGLAHAQSSHRE
- a CDS encoding amidohydrolase family protein, which translates into the protein MNRNSRMLLGLVLGSVAIAGALAATRTKPMTDLLPPASEIDAVAEPPRGRTTAITGALLIDGRGGSPARDAVVVVRGERIVFAGARSAAEIPEGAEIVDATGMTLMPGLFDAHFHLDGDVQLPPLQLQRGVTTLRDPGAWIQAYAPVRALNVPVPRLFLTGPHLDWPPPAYPADSLLVRDPAEARSTVARLAAEGASAIKIYYRLPLGMIDAVTSAAHDQGLVATAHLELVDAGDAVRAGLDGIEHVTSFGVALAPLREAEAFRQAVIADNAARNAGRYALWSGIDVDSPRARAVLDLLVARGTFFTPTLAVFERRPGDPGSNDVEARGFSNMLAFVNRAHRAGVRIVVGSHSEVPHAARGFAYQREMELLHESGLEPMAILQAATLVNARFFRAEDRLGSIETGKLADMILVAGNPLEDLGAMRDVRRVMLNGVWVQAPADRPQLR